A genome region from Pelodiscus sinensis isolate JC-2024 chromosome 27, ASM4963464v1, whole genome shotgun sequence includes the following:
- the SRSF3 gene encoding serine/arginine-rich splicing factor 3: protein MHRDSCPLDCKVYVGNLGNNGNKTELERAFGYYGPLRSVWVARNPPGFAFVEFEDPRDAADAVRELDGRTLCGCRVRVELSNGEKRSRNRGPPPSWGRRPRDDYRRRSPPPRRRSPRRRSFSRSRSRSLSRDRRRERSLSRERNHKPSRSFSRSRSRSRSNERK, encoded by the exons ATGCATCGGGACTCTTGTCCACTGGACTGCAAGGTTTATGTAGGTAACCTTGGAAACAATGGCAACAAAACTGAATTGGAACGAGCTTTTGGCTACTATGGACCACTGCGCAGTGTGTGGGTTGCTAGAAATCCTCCTGGCTTTGCTTTTGTTGAATTTGAAGATCCCCGAGATGCTGCTGATGCAGTAAGAGAACTAGATGGAAG AACTCTCTGCGGGTGCCGAGTCAGGGTGGAGCTGTCCAATGGTGAAAAACGGAGTCGTAACCGTGGTCCGCCGCCATCCTGGGGTAGGCGTCCTCGAGATGATTATCGCAGAAGAAGTCCTCCTCCTCGCCGCAG ATCACCGCgaaggagaagcttttctcgtaGCCGCAGCAG ATCCCTCTCAAGAGACAGAAGAAGAGAGAGATCACTTTCACGGGAGAGAAATCACAAGCCTTCCCGTTCCTTTTCCAGGTCTCGTAG TCGCTCTAGGTCGAATGAAAGGAAATAG